Proteins from a genomic interval of Bradyrhizobium sp. CCBAU 53340:
- the glmU gene encoding bifunctional UDP-N-acetylglucosamine diphosphorylase/glucosamine-1-phosphate N-acetyltransferase GlmU: MTARSSLTIVLAAGEGTRMRSSLPKVLHPVASQTLLAHVLGAAPQGTGTALAVVIGPDHQAVADEARRIRPDALIFVQGQRLGTAHAVLAAREAIARGVDDVLIAFGDTPLISAETFARLRAPLAGGAAIAALGFRAADPTGYGRFIVEGDRLVAIREHADASADERKIDLCNAGVMAIDGRRALAILDRIGNANSKGEYYLTDAVGIVREQGWESVVIETSEDEVRGINTKAQLAEAEAVMQARLRKAAMEAGVTLIAPETVYLAADTVFGKDVTIEPFVVIGPGVTIADGTVIHSFSHIVQTTLGKNVSIGPYARLRPGTSLGDGARIGNFVETKAATLEAGVKVNHLSYIGDATVGANSNIGAGTITCNYDGFKKHKTVIGQGAFVGTNSSLVAPVRIGNGAYIGSGSVITRDVPDDAMALERNQQTIREGGAARYREMKTGGKKPEK; this comes from the coding sequence ATGACCGCCCGCTCAAGCCTCACGATCGTTCTCGCCGCCGGCGAGGGCACGCGCATGCGATCGAGCCTGCCGAAAGTGCTGCATCCGGTCGCTTCCCAGACATTGCTTGCCCATGTGCTCGGCGCCGCGCCGCAGGGAACCGGCACCGCGCTCGCGGTGGTGATCGGTCCCGATCACCAGGCCGTCGCCGACGAGGCAAGGCGGATCCGCCCCGATGCACTCATCTTCGTGCAGGGCCAGCGCCTCGGCACCGCGCATGCGGTGCTGGCAGCGCGCGAGGCGATCGCGCGGGGCGTGGATGACGTCCTGATCGCCTTCGGAGATACGCCGTTGATCTCGGCCGAGACGTTTGCACGGCTGCGCGCGCCGCTCGCCGGGGGCGCGGCGATTGCCGCGCTCGGTTTTCGCGCGGCGGATCCCACCGGGTACGGCCGCTTCATCGTCGAGGGCGATCGCCTGGTCGCGATCCGCGAGCATGCCGACGCCAGCGCGGACGAGCGCAAAATTGATCTATGCAATGCCGGCGTGATGGCGATCGACGGGCGCCGTGCGCTCGCGATCCTGGACAGGATCGGCAATGCGAATTCCAAGGGCGAATATTATCTGACCGATGCGGTCGGCATCGTCCGCGAACAGGGATGGGAGTCCGTCGTGATCGAAACCAGCGAGGACGAAGTGCGCGGCATCAACACCAAGGCGCAACTCGCAGAGGCGGAAGCCGTGATGCAGGCACGGCTGCGCAAGGCTGCGATGGAGGCCGGCGTCACGCTGATCGCGCCTGAAACCGTCTATCTCGCGGCCGACACCGTGTTCGGCAAGGACGTCACCATCGAGCCCTTCGTGGTGATTGGCCCCGGCGTGACGATCGCCGACGGCACCGTGATCCACTCCTTCTCGCATATCGTGCAGACCACGCTCGGCAAGAACGTCTCGATCGGCCCCTATGCGCGTCTGCGTCCAGGCACCTCGCTCGGCGACGGCGCGCGGATCGGCAATTTCGTGGAGACCAAGGCTGCGACGCTGGAGGCCGGCGTCAAGGTCAACCATCTCTCCTACATTGGCGATGCCACGGTCGGTGCCAATTCCAACATCGGCGCCGGCACCATCACCTGCAACTACGATGGCTTCAAGAAGCACAAGACGGTGATCGGGCAGGGCGCCTTCGTCGGCACCAACTCCTCGCTGGTCGCGCCGGTCAGAATCGGCAACGGCGCCTACATCGGCTCGGGTTCTGTGATCACGCGCGACGTGCCTGATGATGCGATGGCGCTGGAGCGCAACCAGCAGACCATCCGCGAAGGCGGCGCTGCGCGTTATCGCGAGATGAAGACGGGCGGCAAGAAGCCGGAGAAATGA
- the panE gene encoding 2-dehydropantoate 2-reductase encodes MRVLVIGAGALGGYYGACVARAGGDVTFLVRGKRAEQLRRDGLQIVSPHGNFAVQPKIIQANDLKEPYDVVLVGVKAYSLDDATSQFAPAVGTSTMVLPILNGLKHIDALTAKFGAARVLGGLANVSAGLDADGRVVQFMANQTIVVGEIAGSLSERVLALETLLNVPGIDVRASEAVMQDMWEKFVQLSTLAGITCLMRASIGDILAVPNGEQSIFRLFAECCAVATASGFEPRAPFIEFDRKLFTTLDSPLKASMLRDIERGSMTESEHILGDMANRARTLNVDTPLLDLARAHVAAYEVGRRRSAS; translated from the coding sequence ATGCGAGTTCTGGTGATCGGCGCGGGCGCGCTCGGTGGATATTACGGAGCCTGCGTGGCACGGGCAGGTGGCGACGTGACGTTTCTGGTTCGTGGGAAACGAGCCGAACAGTTGCGCCGTGACGGACTGCAGATCGTAAGCCCACATGGCAATTTTGCCGTGCAGCCGAAGATCATTCAGGCCAATGATCTCAAGGAGCCGTACGACGTCGTGCTCGTCGGCGTGAAGGCCTACTCGCTCGATGACGCGACGAGCCAGTTCGCTCCCGCCGTCGGCACCAGCACCATGGTGCTGCCGATCCTCAACGGGTTGAAACATATCGACGCTCTGACCGCGAAGTTCGGCGCCGCGCGAGTCCTGGGTGGGTTGGCGAATGTCAGTGCTGGCCTCGATGCGGACGGCCGCGTCGTTCAATTCATGGCCAACCAGACCATCGTCGTCGGCGAGATCGCGGGCTCGCTCAGCGAGCGTGTGCTCGCGCTGGAGACGCTGCTCAATGTCCCCGGGATCGACGTGCGCGCCAGCGAAGCGGTCATGCAGGACATGTGGGAGAAGTTCGTCCAGCTCTCGACGCTCGCCGGTATCACCTGCCTGATGCGCGCGAGCATCGGCGACATCCTGGCCGTGCCGAACGGCGAGCAATCGATCTTCCGCCTGTTCGCCGAATGCTGCGCCGTCGCGACCGCCTCCGGATTCGAGCCGCGCGCGCCATTCATCGAGTTCGATCGAAAGCTGTTCACCACCCTGGACTCGCCGCTCAAGGCTTCCATGCTGCGCGACATCGAGCGCGGCTCGATGACCGAGTCCGAGCATATCCTCGGCGATATGGCCAACCGGGCTCGCACGCTCAACGTCGACACGCCGTTGCTGGATCTGGCTCGCGCCCACGTCGCGGCCTATGAAGTCGGGCGCCGAAGGAGCGCGAGCTAA
- the glmS gene encoding glutamine--fructose-6-phosphate transaminase (isomerizing) → MCGIVGILGREPVAEQLVDSLKRLEYRGYDSAGVATLEGKHLERRRAEGKLKNLEKRLQAEPLKGTTGIGHTRWATHGKPTVNNAHPHATERLAVVHNGIIENFRELREELEGKGTVFHTETDTEIVLHLVDDLLTRGNKPVEAVKLTLARLRGAFALGFIFAGDDDLMIGARNGPPLAIGYGDGEMYLGSDAIALGPFTDTISYLEDGDWVVLTRKSATIFDKDGRAVARDRIKLAASTSLVDKANYRHFMAKEIHEQPEVVGHTLARYVDMATERVSLPVKLPFDFKDIQRINITACGTASYAGIVAKYWFERFARLPVEVDVASEFRYREAPLRKGDLAIFISQSGETADTLAALRYAKAEGAHTIAVVNVPTSTIARESETVLQTLAGPEIGVASTKAFTCQLMVLANLAIAAGKARGELSDDDETKLVHGLVEIPRLMSDALTTELQIEKLAQRIAKSRDVLYLGRGTSFPLALEGALKLKEISYIHAEGYAAGELKHGPIALIDETMPVVVIAPHDRVFEKTVSNMQEVAARGGNIILMTDAKGAAEATVDSLVTIVMPDMAAAFTPMVYAVPVQLLAYHTAVVMGTDVDQPRNLAKSVTVE, encoded by the coding sequence ATGTGCGGGATTGTCGGCATTCTCGGGCGCGAACCGGTTGCGGAGCAATTGGTGGATTCGCTCAAACGTCTCGAATATCGCGGCTACGATTCCGCGGGCGTCGCCACGCTTGAAGGCAAGCATCTCGAGCGCCGCCGCGCCGAGGGCAAGCTGAAGAATCTGGAGAAGCGGCTGCAAGCCGAGCCGCTCAAGGGCACCACCGGCATCGGCCATACCCGCTGGGCCACCCACGGCAAGCCGACCGTCAACAACGCCCATCCGCACGCAACCGAACGGCTCGCTGTCGTCCACAACGGCATCATCGAGAATTTCCGCGAGCTGCGCGAGGAGCTCGAGGGGAAGGGCACGGTGTTCCACACCGAGACCGACACCGAGATCGTGCTGCATCTCGTCGATGATCTCCTGACGCGCGGCAACAAGCCGGTCGAAGCGGTGAAGCTGACGCTGGCGCGCTTGCGCGGTGCGTTCGCGCTCGGCTTCATCTTCGCCGGCGACGACGACCTCATGATCGGCGCCCGCAACGGCCCGCCGCTCGCGATCGGCTACGGCGATGGCGAGATGTATCTCGGCTCGGACGCGATCGCGCTCGGGCCGTTCACCGACACGATCAGCTATCTCGAGGATGGCGACTGGGTCGTGCTGACGCGCAAGAGCGCGACGATCTTCGACAAGGACGGTCGGGCCGTCGCGCGCGACAGGATCAAGCTCGCTGCCTCGACCTCGCTGGTCGACAAGGCGAACTACCGCCACTTCATGGCGAAGGAAATCCACGAGCAGCCGGAAGTGGTCGGCCACACGCTGGCGCGCTATGTCGACATGGCGACCGAGCGCGTCTCGCTGCCGGTCAAGCTGCCGTTCGACTTCAAGGACATTCAGCGCATCAACATCACGGCCTGCGGCACCGCGAGCTATGCCGGCATCGTCGCAAAATACTGGTTCGAGCGCTTTGCGCGCCTTCCGGTCGAGGTCGATGTCGCCTCCGAATTCCGCTACCGCGAAGCACCGCTGCGCAAGGGCGATCTCGCCATTTTCATCTCGCAGTCCGGCGAGACCGCCGACACGCTGGCCGCACTGCGCTACGCCAAGGCCGAGGGCGCGCACACGATTGCCGTGGTCAACGTGCCGACCTCGACGATCGCGCGCGAGAGCGAGACCGTGCTGCAGACGCTGGCCGGCCCCGAGATCGGTGTCGCCTCGACCAAGGCTTTCACCTGCCAGCTCATGGTGCTGGCGAATCTGGCGATCGCGGCCGGCAAGGCGAGAGGCGAATTGTCCGACGACGACGAGACCAAGCTGGTTCACGGTCTCGTCGAGATCCCCCGCCTGATGTCGGACGCGCTCACCACCGAGCTTCAGATCGAGAAACTCGCGCAGAGGATCGCAAAATCCCGCGACGTGCTCTACCTCGGACGTGGCACCAGTTTCCCGCTGGCGCTCGAAGGCGCGCTGAAGCTCAAGGAAATCTCCTACATCCATGCCGAGGGCTATGCGGCCGGCGAGCTCAAGCACGGTCCGATCGCGCTGATCGACGAGACCATGCCTGTTGTCGTGATCGCGCCGCACGACCGCGTGTTCGAGAAGACCGTCTCGAACATGCAGGAGGTCGCCGCCCGCGGCGGCAACATCATCCTGATGACCGATGCGAAGGGCGCGGCCGAGGCGACCGTGGATTCGCTCGTCACCATCGTCATGCCCGACATGGCCGCCGCCTTCACGCCGATGGTCTACGCCGTCCCGGTGCAGCTGCTCGCCTATCATACGGCGGTGGTGATGGGCACTGACGTCGACCAGCCGCGCAATCTCGCCAAGTCGGTGACCGTGGAATAG
- a CDS encoding glycosyltransferase: MRVVAAVLLLVSVLHAGIWGVLRDREPAPDFKGLLPSVSYAPFEGSAHPDIDNIPTIEKIRSDLKTLSTMTRAIRLYSSTGGVELVPPIAAEFGLKVTVGAWIDKDPDRNEREIKAAIELARKNSNVNGVVVGNEVIYRGEQKVEDLIEMIKKVKSAVRVPVTTGEIWNIWRDNPDLGSNVDFIAAHVLPYWENFRSDQAVDQAVDRYNLLRNQFPGKRIVIAEFGWPSAGYNLRNADPGPFQQALTLRNFVSRAEAIGMEYNIVEAIDQPWKYFEGGVGPYWGILNASREPKFAWTGPVENPDYWKLMTIALLVGILLSLPILRLEQPTAKQAFVLSAAANGVGAWAATVFAFWNGHYFIFGSAFALTLGMILLVPLVLIAMARIDEIAAVAFGRPPQRLLSKGKAIAGVPENYYPKVSIHIPAYFEPVEMLKQTLDALSRLDYPNYECVVIINNTPDPAFWQPIQDHCRALGERFKFINAEKVQGFKAGALRIAMDRTAVDAEIIGILDADYVVEPDWLKDLVPAFADPRVGLVQAPQEHRDGDLSIMHYIMNGEYAGFFDIGMVQRNELNAVIVHGTMCLIRRAAMDMAGGWSSDTICEDSDLGLAIQELGWTTHYTNHRYGKGLLPDTYEAFKKQRHRWAYGGLQIVKKHWRQFLPGKSRLTPDQKREYGLGWLNWLGAESLGVVVALLNLVWVPIVAFADIAIPDKILTLPIIGAFVVSLAHFLSMYRARVAIKPGQMLGAMIAAMSVQWTVSRAVAQGLITEHIAFARTSKGGLSRMSIEFQAFWEAVIGTLLLIGAGVLIASNSFRQITEIYIFAGVLVLQSLPFLAAVAIAILELSRINSFQFWRDSAIRTAELIGLRPVALPAPGGTAQPVPSEVRREAN, from the coding sequence ATGCGCGTTGTCGCCGCCGTTCTGTTGCTCGTGTCCGTCCTCCACGCCGGAATCTGGGGAGTGCTGCGCGACCGGGAACCCGCGCCTGATTTCAAGGGCCTGTTGCCCAGCGTTTCCTATGCGCCGTTCGAAGGCTCGGCCCACCCTGATATCGACAACATCCCGACCATCGAGAAAATCCGCTCTGACCTGAAGACGCTGTCGACGATGACGCGCGCGATCCGCCTCTATTCGTCGACGGGCGGCGTGGAACTGGTGCCGCCGATCGCTGCCGAGTTCGGCCTCAAGGTCACTGTCGGCGCCTGGATCGACAAGGACCCTGACCGCAACGAGCGCGAGATCAAGGCCGCGATCGAGCTCGCCCGCAAGAACAGCAACGTCAACGGCGTCGTCGTCGGCAACGAGGTGATCTACCGCGGCGAGCAGAAGGTCGAAGACCTCATCGAGATGATCAAGAAGGTGAAGAGCGCGGTGCGCGTGCCCGTCACCACCGGCGAGATCTGGAACATCTGGCGCGATAATCCCGACCTCGGCTCCAACGTCGATTTCATCGCCGCCCACGTCCTGCCCTATTGGGAAAATTTCCGCTCCGACCAAGCCGTCGACCAGGCTGTCGACCGCTACAACCTGTTGCGCAATCAGTTCCCGGGCAAGCGCATCGTGATCGCCGAGTTCGGCTGGCCGAGCGCGGGCTACAATCTACGCAATGCCGACCCCGGTCCGTTCCAGCAGGCGCTGACCTTGCGCAATTTCGTCAGCCGCGCCGAAGCGATCGGCATGGAATACAACATCGTCGAGGCGATCGATCAGCCCTGGAAGTATTTTGAAGGCGGCGTCGGTCCGTACTGGGGCATCCTCAACGCCAGCCGCGAGCCGAAATTCGCCTGGACCGGCCCGGTCGAGAACCCCGATTACTGGAAGCTGATGACGATCGCGCTCCTGGTCGGCATTCTGCTGTCGCTGCCGATCCTGCGGCTGGAGCAGCCGACCGCGAAACAGGCGTTCGTGCTGTCGGCCGCCGCCAACGGCGTCGGCGCCTGGGCCGCGACCGTGTTCGCGTTCTGGAACGGGCACTATTTCATCTTCGGCTCGGCCTTTGCTCTGACGCTCGGCATGATCCTGCTTGTGCCGCTGGTGTTGATCGCGATGGCCCGCATCGACGAGATCGCGGCTGTTGCCTTCGGCCGGCCACCGCAACGGCTGCTGTCCAAGGGCAAGGCGATCGCCGGCGTGCCCGAGAATTACTACCCCAAGGTCTCGATCCACATTCCGGCGTATTTCGAGCCGGTCGAGATGCTGAAGCAGACGCTCGATGCGCTGTCGCGGCTCGACTATCCCAACTACGAATGCGTGGTCATCATCAACAACACGCCGGATCCCGCGTTCTGGCAGCCGATCCAGGATCACTGCCGCGCGCTCGGTGAACGCTTCAAGTTCATCAACGCCGAGAAGGTGCAGGGTTTCAAGGCCGGCGCTCTCCGGATCGCGATGGACCGCACCGCCGTCGATGCCGAGATCATCGGCATCCTTGATGCCGACTATGTGGTCGAGCCGGACTGGCTGAAGGACCTCGTGCCGGCTTTCGCCGATCCGCGCGTTGGCCTGGTGCAGGCGCCGCAGGAGCATCGCGACGGCGACCTGTCGATCATGCACTACATCATGAACGGCGAATATGCCGGCTTCTTCGACATCGGCATGGTCCAGCGCAACGAGCTCAACGCCGTCATCGTGCACGGCACGATGTGCCTGATCCGCCGTGCCGCGATGGACATGGCCGGCGGCTGGTCGAGCGACACGATCTGCGAGGACTCCGATCTCGGCCTTGCGATCCAGGAGCTCGGCTGGACCACGCATTACACCAATCACCGTTACGGCAAGGGGCTGCTGCCCGACACCTACGAGGCCTTCAAGAAGCAGCGTCACCGCTGGGCCTATGGCGGCCTGCAGATCGTCAAGAAGCACTGGCGGCAGTTCCTGCCCGGCAAGAGCCGGCTGACGCCCGACCAGAAGCGCGAATACGGCCTCGGCTGGCTGAACTGGCTGGGCGCCGAAAGCCTCGGTGTGGTCGTGGCGCTGCTCAATCTCGTGTGGGTGCCGATCGTCGCGTTTGCCGACATCGCCATCCCCGACAAGATCCTGACGCTGCCGATCATCGGCGCCTTCGTCGTCTCGCTCGCGCACTTCCTGTCGATGTACCGCGCCCGCGTCGCGATCAAGCCCGGCCAGATGCTGGGCGCCATGATCGCCGCGATGAGCGTGCAATGGACGGTGTCGCGCGCGGTCGCGCAGGGCCTGATCACCGAGCACATCGCCTTCGCGCGCACCTCCAAGGGCGGCCTGAGCAGGATGTCGATCGAATTCCAGGCGTTCTGGGAGGCCGTGATCGGCACCCTGCTCCTGATCGGCGCCGGCGTGCTGATCGCCTCCAACTCTTTCCGCCAGATCACCGAGATCTACATCTTCGCCGGCGTCCTGGTGCTGCAGAGCCTGCCGTTCCTCGCTGCGGTCGCGATCGCGATCCTCGAGCTTAGCCGCATCAACTCGTTCCAGTTCTGGCGCGACAGCGCGATCCGTACCGCCGAGCTGATCGGCCTGCGGCCCGTCGCCCTGCCGGCGCCCGGCGGCACCGCCCAGCCGGTGCCGAGCGAGGTGCGGCGGGAGGCGAACTGA
- a CDS encoding NAD(P)-dependent oxidoreductase — MSKTIAILAPGAMGSAVARRLGENGARVLTSLKGRSEATVKRAADAGMIGAEDNAIADADIILSIVPPGEAVALAERLAALIVKRSKKPVVVDCNAVNVDTVKRIEEIIGSAQAPFVDCGIIGFPPQPGGKSPAFYVSGEHARSVAVLKDFGLDLRIVEGPVGAASALKMSYAGIVKGLAGIGSAMVIAATKAGAADALRDELALSQPAILARLEVALPDMIPKAYRWVAEMQEISGFFGPDHPASQIYEGFARWFEHLAADAKAEAVDASLLKAFAAGIGKKKA, encoded by the coding sequence ATGTCCAAAACCATTGCGATCCTCGCGCCCGGTGCCATGGGCAGCGCGGTGGCCCGTCGTCTCGGCGAGAACGGCGCGCGCGTGCTGACATCCTTGAAGGGGCGAAGCGAGGCGACGGTGAAGCGGGCCGCGGATGCCGGCATGATCGGCGCAGAGGACAATGCGATTGCGGACGCCGACATCATCCTTTCGATCGTGCCGCCGGGCGAGGCGGTGGCGCTGGCCGAGCGGCTGGCGGCCTTGATCGTCAAGCGCAGCAAGAAGCCGGTCGTGGTCGACTGCAACGCCGTCAATGTCGACACGGTGAAGCGGATCGAGGAGATCATCGGATCGGCGCAAGCGCCCTTCGTCGACTGCGGCATCATCGGCTTTCCGCCGCAGCCCGGTGGCAAGAGCCCGGCGTTCTATGTGTCTGGCGAGCATGCCAGGAGCGTGGCAGTGCTGAAGGATTTCGGCCTCGACCTGCGCATCGTCGAGGGCCCGGTCGGCGCGGCCTCCGCGCTCAAGATGTCCTATGCGGGCATCGTCAAGGGGCTCGCCGGGATCGGCTCGGCCATGGTGATCGCGGCAACCAAGGCGGGGGCCGCGGACGCGCTGCGCGACGAACTCGCGCTGAGCCAGCCCGCGATCCTGGCGCGGCTCGAGGTCGCGCTGCCCGACATGATCCCGAAAGCCTATCGCTGGGTCGCGGAGATGCAGGAGATATCCGGCTTCTTCGGACCCGATCATCCGGCGAGCCAGATCTACGAAGGCTTTGCCAGATGGTTCGAGCATCTGGCCGCCGACGCCAAAGCGGAGGCGGTCGATGCGTCACTGCTGAAGGCGTTTGCGGCCGGTATCGGGAAGAAGAAGGCCTGA
- a CDS encoding DUF502 domain-containing protein, with the protein MTARDDAPAPLDPAPEPHTGLIGRFRNYFLTGLIVTGPIAITLYLVWWFVTWVDGVVRPFVPLAYRPETYLPYGVPGWGLIVAFFTLTLVGFLAANLIGRTLVDVGETFLGRIPAVRAIYRGLKQVFETLFSGKGSSFRKVGLVEFPSPGMWSIVLISQSPSEDIARSLPGQEEHVSVFLPCSPNPTTGFFFYVPRSKIIEVDLSAEDAATLIMSAGVVQPGSAPDPKKAAALAGMANAARIANASALRPEPAKVE; encoded by the coding sequence ATGACCGCCCGCGACGACGCGCCTGCGCCTCTTGATCCCGCCCCGGAACCGCATACCGGCCTGATCGGCCGTTTCCGCAATTATTTCCTGACGGGGCTGATCGTCACCGGTCCGATCGCGATCACGCTGTACCTGGTCTGGTGGTTCGTGACCTGGGTCGACGGGGTGGTGCGGCCATTTGTGCCGCTGGCTTACCGGCCCGAGACCTATCTGCCGTACGGCGTTCCCGGATGGGGACTGATTGTCGCATTCTTCACCCTGACGTTGGTCGGCTTCCTCGCCGCGAACCTGATCGGCCGCACGCTGGTCGACGTCGGTGAAACCTTCCTCGGCCGGATCCCGGCGGTACGCGCGATCTATCGCGGCCTGAAGCAGGTGTTCGAGACGCTGTTCTCGGGCAAGGGCTCGAGCTTCCGGAAAGTGGGCCTGGTCGAGTTTCCATCGCCCGGCATGTGGTCGATCGTGCTGATCTCGCAATCGCCGAGCGAGGACATCGCGCGCAGCCTGCCGGGGCAGGAGGAACATGTCTCGGTATTTCTGCCGTGTTCGCCGAACCCGACCACCGGCTTCTTCTTTTACGTGCCCAGGAGCAAGATCATCGAGGTCGACCTCAGCGCCGAGGATGCCGCAACGCTGATCATGTCCGCCGGCGTGGTGCAGCCTGGCTCCGCGCCGGACCCGAAGAAGGCCGCCGCGCTCGCGGGGATGGCCAATGCCGCGCGGATCGCCAATGCCTCTGCGCTCAGGCCCGAGCCTGCGAAGGTGGAGTAG
- a CDS encoding beta-(1-6) glucans synthase yields the protein MGVIAAVWWWLATPITLARAPIDPNDKVQCVSYAPFRGEQTPLNEWTHIEADQIERDLRQLKEITDCVRTYSIENGLDQVPSVATKVGGLKVIQGIWLGSNRAKNFAQVATAIRLTKEFPETISALVVGNEVLLRGEMTTQDLIAIIRSVKAQVTVPITYADVWEYWLKNREVYDAVDFVTIHILPYWEDMPVKAKFASSHVEAIRERMAVAFPGKEILIGETGWPSEGRMREGALPSRTNQARVVSEILALAKAQKFRVNLIEAYDQPWKRRLEGTVGGYWGLLDSVRRQLKYPPGEPISNFPFWKWYMGAGMGLSVLVFAVALITLRRRPWTPRFSAWLAVGISATSAGILLGIGADKMYYESYGWGGWLQWGVLLLAGILSPIFCAQALVIGRSLPTFLDLLGPREGRKWSKLSAVLCLTLAATAVIAAETALGFVFDPRYRDFPYASLTMAVVPFALLMLNRPQIGVRPIAEAVFAGLLAVSAVYVILNEGRDNWQAMWTCAIYLLFALTLWRARAEQSQG from the coding sequence CTGGGTGTAATTGCTGCCGTGTGGTGGTGGCTGGCCACGCCAATCACGCTTGCACGCGCGCCCATCGATCCCAATGACAAGGTTCAATGCGTCTCCTACGCGCCGTTCCGCGGCGAGCAGACGCCGCTGAACGAATGGACTCACATCGAGGCCGACCAGATCGAGCGGGACCTGCGCCAGCTCAAAGAGATCACCGACTGCGTCCGCACCTACTCCATTGAAAATGGTCTCGACCAGGTGCCTTCGGTCGCGACCAAGGTCGGCGGACTGAAGGTGATCCAGGGCATCTGGCTCGGCAGCAACCGCGCCAAGAATTTCGCGCAAGTTGCGACCGCAATCCGCCTCACCAAGGAGTTCCCCGAAACCATCTCCGCCCTTGTCGTCGGCAACGAGGTGCTGCTGCGCGGGGAGATGACGACACAGGATCTCATCGCGATCATCCGTTCGGTGAAGGCGCAGGTCACCGTGCCCATAACCTATGCCGACGTCTGGGAGTACTGGCTGAAGAACCGCGAGGTCTATGACGCCGTCGACTTCGTCACCATTCACATCCTGCCCTATTGGGAGGACATGCCGGTGAAGGCGAAATTCGCCTCGTCCCATGTCGAGGCGATCCGCGAGCGGATGGCGGTGGCGTTTCCCGGCAAGGAGATCCTGATCGGCGAGACCGGCTGGCCGAGCGAAGGTCGCATGCGCGAGGGCGCGCTGCCGTCCCGCACCAACCAGGCGCGCGTGGTCTCGGAGATTCTGGCGCTCGCGAAGGCGCAGAAATTTCGCGTCAACCTGATCGAGGCCTATGACCAGCCGTGGAAGCGGCGGCTCGAAGGCACCGTCGGCGGCTATTGGGGCCTGCTCGATTCCGTGCGGCGTCAGCTGAAATATCCGCCCGGCGAGCCGATCAGCAATTTCCCGTTCTGGAAATGGTACATGGGCGCGGGCATGGGCCTCAGCGTGCTGGTGTTCGCGGTCGCCCTCATCACCCTGCGCCGCCGGCCCTGGACGCCGCGCTTCTCGGCCTGGCTCGCTGTCGGCATCTCCGCGACGTCGGCGGGCATCCTGCTCGGGATTGGCGCCGACAAGATGTATTACGAGAGCTACGGCTGGGGTGGCTGGCTGCAATGGGGCGTGCTGCTGCTCGCCGGCATCCTCTCGCCGATCTTCTGCGCGCAGGCGCTCGTCATCGGCCGCAGCCTGCCGACTTTCCTCGACCTGCTCGGCCCGCGCGAGGGCCGGAAATGGTCAAAGCTCTCCGCCGTGCTTTGCCTGACCCTGGCGGCGACGGCGGTGATCGCGGCCGAGACCGCGCTCGGCTTCGTGTTCGATCCGCGCTACCGCGACTTCCCCTATGCCTCGCTGACGATGGCGGTGGTGCCGTTCGCGCTGCTCATGCTGAACCGGCCGCAGATCGGCGTGCGGCCGATCGCGGAAGCGGTGTTCGCAGGGCTGCTGGCTGTATCGGCGGTCTACGTGATCCTGAACGAAGGCCGCGACAATTGGCAGGCGATGTGGACCTGCGCGATCTATCTCTTGTTCGCGCTCACGCTGTGGCGGGCGCGGGCCGAGCAAAGCCAAGGATGA
- a CDS encoding beta-1-3, beta-1-6-glucan biosynthesis protein — MRRRVFELRNTVLRQFAATLAVSSLVLLASFSGTSAQSGTPAPDQGKTAAQPADAAKEATAQNQRRTDEFAEAAQAINGPAGNPECVWLGRRVVRLMWRDDLDTAFRHLDLYDRFGCPGGHIQAAFRCLTRFGAQIDPKVAETLDSRVHACWINPAAQPQQAAAAASQPAAQTSGAAPGPQPAASPAPAASPSPAPQK, encoded by the coding sequence ATGCGGCGACGGGTGTTCGAGTTAAGAAATACGGTCCTGCGGCAGTTCGCCGCCACCTTGGCCGTCTCCTCCCTTGTCCTCCTGGCCAGCTTCAGTGGTACTTCCGCCCAGAGCGGCACGCCCGCCCCCGACCAGGGCAAGACCGCCGCCCAGCCCGCCGACGCCGCCAAGGAAGCCACCGCTCAGAACCAGCGCCGCACCGACGAATTCGCCGAGGCCGCCCAGGCCATCAATGGCCCGGCCGGCAATCCCGAATGCGTCTGGCTCGGGCGGCGTGTGGTGCGGCTGATGTGGCGGGATGACCTCGATACCGCGTTCCGCCATCTCGACCTTTATGACCGCTTCGGCTGCCCCGGCGGCCACATCCAGGCTGCGTTCCGCTGCCTAACCCGCTTCGGCGCGCAGATCGATCCGAAGGTCGCCGAGACCCTGGACAGCCGCGTCCATGCCTGCTGGATCAATCCGGCCGCCCAGCCGCAACAGGCGGCGGCAGCAGCCTCGCAGCCGGCGGCCCAGACCAGTGGCGCAGCGCCGGGCCCTCAGCCGGCCGCGAGCCCGGCGCCTGCGGCAAGCCCCTCGCCCGCGCCCCAGAAATAG